The genomic window TCATAGGATTCATTTTTTATAATTGACTCAAAATAATCATAAATATAATCTGGTGTTACTAGATTAAAGGTATTTTGATTATTATTTACAAATTTTTTCAAACTATGTTTTTGACTAGATGAAAGAAAAGTAAATAATGTTCTTTCATTTTGAGCAACCTTTTCAGAAAGTCTTGGTAAAATAAAAGCTGTTAAAGGGTGTAATGGATAACATCCCTCTACTAATTTTTTCTTTAAATCATCAGTTTCTAAAAGGTTATAATTATCTACTAATTTATTTAAACTTTCAAATTTTTTGCTGTTATCAATTAGAAATTTTTTCCAAAACTTAGGCTCTTTTCTTATTACAGAAGAGATAATTTCAAAGGATTCTGAAAAATTATTACTTAAATTCATATGTAAAAATCTTCCTGATATTCCTTTCCATTCATCTACTTTCTTTTTAGAAATACTGTTATCTATATAGTTGTTTATATCCTTATGGCAGATTAGAAGCATATTCATACTTTTATTTCTATCACATTTTTCAGCAAAATCTTGTAAAAGTTTAATATCTTTGTCAGAAGAGATATTTAAATTATTTTCTAAATATTTACTAAATTCATCATAGACTAAATATATTCCTTGATAACCTTTACTTTTTAATTTAGTAGTAACTTTTTCATATATATCTACTATATTAAAACCTAATAAAGGATTAAAATGAGCTCCTGAAGTAAGTTTAGGAAATATTTTTTCAAATTTTATATATTTTTCTAAATCATAATTTTTTAAAGAAAGAATAAAATCATTTATAGGTTCATCTATATAAGAAATAAATTTTTCATAAGTTTCCCTATAATTTATTTTCCAATTTTCTATAGTTTTTACTGCTGATAAAAAATTAGTTTCAGGCATAATATCTGTAAATTCTTCTTTTTTTAAAGTTTCTTCTAAAGCAATAAGAAAGGCTTGTGTCAAAGAATTTCCATTGTTATAGACAATTATAGGCAAAATTTTTTTATTGCTATCTATATAATTAGAAAGTTGATAAAAAAAGTCTTTGTTATATTCTTTTATTCTTTTTAATAAATTATTAAAAAGTTTTTTATCTTTATTAAAAAGAATGGATAAAAAAACAAGAATCATATGAGATTTTCCTTTTCCATAAGGACCAACTAAAATTCTTGCTCTTTGAGGGGAAAAGCCTAAAGCACCTTTAAATAAATCTTCTATAACTTTTATGTATGAAGTTGTTGGAATAAACTCCTTTATTTTATTTTTATTAGATAAATCATAAGATAAATTAATAGAAGATTGAAACTCTTCCATTAATTCTATATTTTTAGATAATTTTTCCATTATTTACTCTCTTTCTTTGATTGTTTCATAATATTTATTTAAACAATCAATAAAGTTTATTTCTTTTTCAATTTTTATAACATCTAGTCCAGCTGTTCTAATAACTTTTATATAACCTAGTTTTTCTAATTTTGATAATAATTTTAATAAAGATAAAATATCTAAATTAAATATTTTACCTATACTATTTACATCTTCTAAAAGAGAAGAAATCTTTATCTCTTTTTTATTTTTATATTGGTCTGTAATAACAGCTAATATTATTAATGGGTGAATTTTTTCAGAGTTTAGATAATTTTTTCTAAATATCTTTTCTTTTTCATCAGTCATTTGTATAATATCTAAATCTCTAAAAGGAGAGATTATATTATTTTCTGGGTGATTTTTTTCTGATGAAATTTTATTTTTAGATAAATATGTATTTAAAAGACAATTACAATCATCTTCTAAAATTCTATCTGAAATAGTTAAACCATTTTGAATTGTATAATTTTTTAAACTTTCAAACAAATCTTCTTTAGTAAATTCACTACTAGTAAACTCATTAAAAAAATAGTACCAAGTTGTTGCTAAATCTTTGTTACTTGCTAATTTATAATGAATAATATAGAGAGAACCATCTTCTTGTAAATATGGGTCATTTTTCCAAATAACTTCACCTAAATCAGTTAATGAATGAGTTTTTTTTTGTTTTATTATTTCTTGAGAAAGTTCTGTAGCCACTAACCAATATCTAAGAGATTTCACCATATTAGAACCTATTCCTAGAATGTCCATAGGATTTCCATCTACTCCCATAAAAACACTAGGATTTTTTACAATATTTTTTAAACCTTTAGTGAGCCAACCTTTTCTTATAAAAAAAGTTTCATGTCCTCTAAATTTCATTTGTTATACTCCTTATTCTGTTCTTGTTTTTAAATATCTTTCCATTAAACATCCACCTGTAAGATATTTAGGAGAAATACACATTTTACATCTTTTACATTTTTCATTATTTATAAAATATTCATCTCCTATTATTGAAATAGCTCCGTGCTTACATAAAGATTCACACTTTAAACATTTTCTACAAGCATTAAATTTTTTTATTTGATAGCTTATTTGTCTTTGTAAATCTTCATGATTTTTTACATTCATTGTTTTTATTTTTACAGAATATTCAAACCCATCTTGTGAAAAAGGTTGAATTGAAATTATAGGAATATTTGTTTTTACATCTACTATTATCATTTCCTTTAAAAGTTTTCTTCCTAATTCAGGAGCTAATTTACCAAAAGGTATAAATAGAGTATAGAACCAATCTGGAATCTCTTTATTAAGTTGATAAACTTTTGCATTTTCTTCTGTAGTACAATTTGCAAATTTTATTTTTACATCATTGGCTGCTTTTATTCCGTTTCCACCTTGACGAGCTTTCCATTTTCCTGTATCTACATAAACTTCAGGGTCAGCTTTTCCAATTTGTTTTGCAAATCTAATTAGAAAATCTCTCCATTTTTTACTTTTTTCAGGCATATAGATATTAGATAAAAAGACTGCTCTTTCTCCGTTGTTAGGACAACACCAACATCCAACTCTATCATAACCAAGTCTATAGGCATCATTAAAATCTATTTTTTCTGTTAGCATATAAAGCCATATATCAATATCTTTCCAATAAAATATTGGAGAAGCTACTGTTTGTTTATTAATTTTTACAGAGCCAGCTTTATTTTCTACTCTGTTATATTTACTTCTACTTACTGATTCACATTTTCTTATTCCATAAAAAGTTAAAACATCTTTATCTTTATATAAATTATTTAAAACTCTTGTTATAGGTCCTGTTTTAAACATAGAACAACACCATCTTAACATTCTTGC from Fusobacterium sp. FSA-380-WT-3A includes these protein-coding regions:
- a CDS encoding DUF4007 family protein, whose translation is MKFRGHETFFIRKGWLTKGLKNIVKNPSVFMGVDGNPMDILGIGSNMVKSLRYWLVATELSQEIIKQKKTHSLTDLGEVIWKNDPYLQEDGSLYIIHYKLASNKDLATTWYYFFNEFTSSEFTKEDLFESLKNYTIQNGLTISDRILEDDCNCLLNTYLSKNKISSEKNHPENNIISPFRDLDIIQMTDEKEKIFRKNYLNSEKIHPLIILAVITDQYKNKKEIKISSLLEDVNSIGKIFNLDILSLLKLLSKLEKLGYIKVIRTAGLDVIKIEKEINFIDCLNKYYETIKERE
- a CDS encoding phosphoadenosine phosphosulfate reductase family protein; translation: MWCKKCNRETQEEICEICGSPTESDIPINIYWCPDCNIPIIKEENAIDKLKCPHCKGKLKYLSTDLRPVFPEERLLIEILLDKPMEFYKDSVWVSDNRYYINGEVIMINSKLYKKYSSDYILKKLEEYKNQNTYEYFDKHIEKFTEANKERLNYLYDEACEFIKNTRKNFPLENIILSFSGGKDSTVTADLVVRALSEPSLVHIFGDTTLEFPMTQEYVKRFREKNMMSIFKVCKNREQDFFKVCEDIGPPARMLRWCCSMFKTGPITRVLNNLYKDKDVLTFYGIRKCESVSRSKYNRVENKAGSVKINKQTVASPIFYWKDIDIWLYMLTEKIDFNDAYRLGYDRVGCWCCPNNGERAVFLSNIYMPEKSKKWRDFLIRFAKQIGKADPEVYVDTGKWKARQGGNGIKAANDVKIKFANCTTEENAKVYQLNKEIPDWFYTLFIPFGKLAPELGRKLLKEMIIVDVKTNIPIISIQPFSQDGFEYSVKIKTMNVKNHEDLQRQISYQIKKFNACRKCLKCESLCKHGAISIIGDEYFINNEKCKRCKMCISPKYLTGGCLMERYLKTRTE